In Vicingus serpentipes, the following are encoded in one genomic region:
- a CDS encoding fumarylacetoacetate hydrolase family protein yields MKIICIGRNYVDHAKELNNPVPKEPVFFLKPDTALIPVRNPFVIPSFSQDVHYEVELVVKINRLGKHINKQFAHKYYNEISVGVDFTARDIQQQCKEKGLPWEKAKAFDGSAPTGNFITLDEIDDLNNLNFSLQINGETRQVGNTKNMLFDVDTIIAYVSQFFTLKIGDYIFTGTPAGVGPIHRNDKVDCYIEDKKLLSFKVK; encoded by the coding sequence ATGAAAATAATTTGCATCGGTCGTAATTATGTTGATCACGCTAAAGAGCTTAATAATCCAGTTCCAAAAGAACCTGTTTTCTTTTTAAAGCCAGATACAGCTTTAATACCCGTAAGAAACCCTTTTGTAATTCCTAGCTTTAGTCAAGATGTTCATTATGAAGTAGAATTAGTTGTTAAAATTAATCGATTAGGAAAACACATTAACAAACAATTTGCTCATAAATACTATAATGAAATAAGTGTTGGTGTAGATTTTACAGCAAGAGATATTCAACAACAATGTAAAGAAAAAGGTTTACCATGGGAAAAAGCGAAAGCCTTTGATGGTTCTGCACCAACTGGAAATTTTATTACACTAGATGAAATTGATGATTTAAATAATCTAAATTTTAGTCTTCAAATAAATGGAGAAACTAGACAGGTAGGAAACACAAAAAACATGCTTTTTGATGTAGATACTATTATAGCCTATGTTTCTCAATTTTTTACATTAAAAATTGGAGATTACATTTTTACAGGAACACCTGCTGGAGTTGGACCTATTCATCGAAATGATAAAGTAGATTGTTATATCGAAGATAAAAAACTGCTAAGTTTTAAAGTGAAATAA
- a CDS encoding 3'-5' exonuclease yields the protein MKLKLSKPLAFFDLETTGINIATDRIVEISIVKILPDGGKEIKTKLINPTIPIPIESSAVHGITDADVADKPTFKEVAREFSAFIEGCDLGGFNSNKFDVPLLAEEFLRADVDFDISKRKLVDVQNIFHKMEQRTLSAAYKFYCDKNLDNAHSAEADTLATYEILEAQIEKYDELENDVKFLAEFSQRTNNADLLGRIIYNEDGVEVFNFGKHKDVPVEQVLVREPGYYNWMMNGDFPLYTKKVLTAIRLRALKN from the coding sequence ATGAAATTAAAATTAAGTAAACCACTTGCTTTTTTCGATTTAGAAACAACTGGAATAAACATCGCTACAGACAGAATTGTAGAAATCTCAATTGTGAAAATTCTTCCTGATGGAGGGAAAGAAATCAAAACAAAATTAATTAACCCTACTATCCCAATTCCGATAGAATCATCAGCCGTTCATGGCATTACAGATGCCGATGTAGCTGACAAACCAACATTTAAAGAAGTTGCTAGAGAATTTTCTGCATTTATTGAAGGTTGTGATTTAGGTGGTTTTAATTCAAACAAATTTGATGTACCTCTTCTTGCTGAAGAATTTTTAAGAGCTGATGTAGATTTTGATATTTCTAAAAGAAAGTTAGTTGACGTTCAAAATATTTTCCATAAAATGGAGCAAAGAACCTTATCTGCTGCATATAAGTTCTATTGTGATAAAAATTTAGACAATGCTCATAGTGCTGAAGCAGACACATTGGCTACTTACGAAATTTTAGAAGCACAAATTGAAAAATATGATGAGTTAGAAAATGATGTCAAATTTTTAGCTGAATTTTCTCAACGAACTAATAATGCTGATTTATTAGGTCGAATAATCTATAACGAAGACGGAGTTGAAGTTTTTAATTTTGGAAAACATAAAGATGTTCCGGTTGAACAAGTTTTAGTTAGAGAACCTGGTTATTATAATTGGATGATGAATGGAGACTTTCCATTATACACTAAAAAAGTTTTGACTGCAATTCGATTAAGAGCATTGAAAAATTAA
- a CDS encoding NAD(P)/FAD-dependent oxidoreductase: MQSKFSYWENNSYFNSIDLLVVGSGIVGLNTAINFKKKNPTAKVLILERGVLPNGASTKNAGFACFGSVSELLDDLTTNSEENVFSLVDKRWKGLQELRQLIGDKNLDFQNNYGLELFTNNDQELYNTCLDKINYLNKNLTSIVGAETYSNVSNTYGFNNINGVIKNKYEGQIDTGKMMTSLTRLAQELGIIIINNTLVTSINDNENNVEITTNSTPNLYPKKVVVATNGFAKQLLELNVDPARAQVIITKPIENLPFKGTFHYDKGYYYFRNIHNRVLFGGGRNLDFEGEKTTNLENTPLIIDELKRLLKEVILPNTKYEIEYTWSGIMGVGDTKQNIVKHYSKNIVCAVRMGGMGVAIGSLIGKEAAELLN, encoded by the coding sequence ATGCAAAGTAAATTTAGTTATTGGGAAAACAACAGCTATTTTAATTCAATTGATTTGTTAGTAGTTGGTTCTGGAATCGTTGGTTTAAATACTGCAATAAATTTCAAAAAAAAGAATCCTACTGCTAAAGTTCTCATTCTAGAGAGAGGTGTATTACCAAACGGAGCTAGTACAAAAAATGCTGGTTTTGCTTGTTTTGGAAGTGTAAGTGAATTACTTGATGACTTAACAACAAACTCTGAAGAAAACGTTTTTTCTTTGGTTGATAAAAGATGGAAAGGGTTACAAGAATTGCGACAATTGATTGGCGATAAAAATTTAGATTTTCAAAATAATTATGGGTTAGAATTATTTACTAATAACGACCAAGAGCTATATAATACCTGCTTAGATAAAATTAACTATTTAAATAAAAATTTAACTTCAATAGTTGGTGCTGAAACCTACTCGAATGTTTCTAACACTTATGGATTTAACAATATTAATGGGGTTATAAAAAACAAATACGAGGGTCAGATTGATACTGGCAAAATGATGACCTCTCTAACACGTTTAGCTCAAGAGTTAGGTATCATAATCATTAATAACACACTAGTTACTAGCATTAATGATAATGAAAATAATGTTGAGATAACTACAAACTCAACACCGAATTTATACCCTAAAAAAGTTGTTGTAGCAACTAACGGATTTGCAAAGCAACTTTTAGAACTTAATGTAGATCCAGCAAGAGCTCAAGTTATTATTACTAAACCAATTGAAAATTTACCTTTTAAAGGTACTTTCCATTACGATAAAGGATATTATTACTTTAGAAATATTCACAATAGAGTGCTTTTTGGTGGTGGAAGAAATTTAGATTTTGAAGGAGAAAAAACAACTAATCTAGAAAATACTCCGTTGATTATTGATGAATTAAAAAGACTACTGAAAGAAGTAATTTTACCTAACACAAAGTATGAAATTGAATATACTTGGTCAGGAATTATGGGAGTTGGCGATACTAAACAAAATATTGTGAAACATTATTCAAAAAATATTGTTTGTGCAGTTCGAATGGGTGGTATGGGTGTTGCAATAGGCTCATTAATAGGAAAAGAAGCTGCTGAACTTTTAAATTAA
- a CDS encoding prohibitin family protein, translating to MEYEQMKTPEFPKNGLKVVLTVALGFIFLIVMWKSSVTIKAGEGGVLFKTFGNGIELDNVYGEGFHIMAPWNKMITYEVRQQEAMEKMAVLSSNGLEISVEVSTWYQPLYNKLPQLHQEKGQDYLNRVVRPSIRSATRSVIGRYTPEEIYSSKRDVIQSEIYEETKKILDKQFIQMNEVLVRDITLPATIKTAIESKLKQEQESLEYEFKLQKAQKEAEKVMIEAKGKAEANRILNASLTQNILQEKGIEATLELAKSPNSKVVVVGGKDGLPLILGNN from the coding sequence ATGGAATACGAACAAATGAAAACTCCTGAATTTCCTAAAAATGGATTAAAAGTAGTATTAACAGTTGCATTGGGATTTATTTTTCTTATTGTGATGTGGAAGAGTTCAGTAACAATTAAAGCTGGTGAAGGGGGAGTTTTGTTTAAAACATTTGGTAATGGTATTGAATTAGATAATGTTTACGGTGAAGGTTTTCATATTATGGCTCCTTGGAACAAAATGATAACTTATGAAGTTCGTCAACAAGAAGCAATGGAAAAAATGGCTGTTCTTTCATCAAACGGATTAGAAATTTCAGTTGAGGTTTCTACGTGGTACCAACCTTTATACAATAAATTACCACAATTACATCAAGAAAAAGGGCAAGATTATTTAAATAGAGTAGTTCGTCCTTCTATTCGTTCAGCTACGAGAAGTGTAATTGGTCGTTACACTCCGGAAGAAATTTACTCTTCAAAAAGAGATGTAATTCAGTCTGAAATATATGAAGAGACAAAGAAAATTTTAGACAAGCAATTTATTCAAATGAATGAAGTACTGGTTAGAGATATTACTTTGCCTGCAACAATTAAAACTGCAATTGAAAGTAAATTGAAGCAAGAACAAGAATCTTTAGAATATGAGTTTAAGCTTCAAAAAGCTCAAAAAGAAGCTGAAAAAGTAATGATTGAAGCTAAAGGTAAAGCTGAGGCTAATAGAATCTTAAATGCTTCATTAACTCAAAATATACTTCAAGAAAAAGGAATTGAAGCTACGTTAGAATTAGCTAAATCACCAAATTCTAAAGTTGTTGTTGTAGGAGGTAAAGATGGATTACCTTTAATATTAGGAAATAATTAA